The Parabacteroides timonensis sequence TGCTATTTTTCAAATACTATTATTCCTGCCGATTCATCGAATGTATGCTTAGGAAGATTACTGATTATATTTTGTCCGATAAGCAAAGGCGCTTGTGCATTTGCCGATATGGTAGCTGCCACATCTTTTAAAATCAGATATTTATTATCTTGACCTTGTATATATATTTCTTTAATAATAAACACTGCTTCTTCCGTAGTAGAACCATCTGCCAATCCAGCTGTAATTGTCCCATTAAAATCCTCCGAACTTATTTTGCCTTCTTTGACCAATTTTTGGAGTTCAAGTTTCGATATGCAAGTTATTGATGCA is a genomic window containing:
- a CDS encoding retropepsin-like aspartic protease, which encodes MMKKLTLIFTVLILVCTSCGSGQKPSSRDDVWGGNIDNSIVKEITLSGEQVLVPFKRTNSGLAEIQISLNGVPFNMWWDTGASITCISKLELQKLVKEGKISSEDFNGTITAGLADGSTTEEAVFIIKEIYIQGQDNKYLILKDVAATISANAQAPLLIGQNIISNLPKHTFDESAGIIVFEK